The proteins below come from a single Salinilacihabitans rarus genomic window:
- a CDS encoding DUF2240 family protein, translating to MSLRVAVAAPFKRNGTRTLRENEFVVALSLDRDWFSPDQAKRLVDVATEQGLLDRDGDELAATFDPAETAVPDGFVPDEDLLRERSTFERVLDALVADGAEKHEAVGAINARQRELGITIEAAAVVHARREGVDVSDLVPVARAALTEGEGESEGEGD from the coding sequence ATGAGCCTCCGCGTCGCCGTCGCCGCGCCCTTCAAACGGAACGGAACCCGGACGCTCCGGGAGAACGAGTTCGTCGTCGCGCTCTCGCTCGACCGCGACTGGTTCTCGCCCGATCAGGCCAAACGACTGGTCGACGTCGCCACCGAGCAGGGCCTGCTCGACCGCGACGGCGACGAACTCGCGGCGACGTTCGACCCCGCGGAGACGGCCGTCCCCGACGGGTTCGTCCCCGACGAGGACCTGCTGCGCGAGCGCTCGACGTTCGAGCGCGTCCTCGACGCGCTGGTGGCCGACGGCGCGGAGAAACACGAGGCCGTCGGCGCGATCAACGCCCGCCAGCGGGAACTGGGGATCACCATCGAGGCCGCGGCGGTCGTCCACGCCCGCCGCGAGGGGGTCGACGTCTCGGACCTCGTCCCGGTCGCGCGCGCGGCGCTGACCGAGGGCGAAGGCGAAAGCGAAGGCGAAGGGGATTAA